TTAAGCGTTCCCACTCGCTGCTCAAACATTCAAAATTATCAATTCAAAATTCGCTCATTAAGAATTTTGAATTGATAGCCTAGCGTGCCCGCAGGGCATACTTTGAATTTTGTTAGCGCAGCGGGGCGTAGCCCTCCTTTGAATTGTTTTGTTCCCTGTTCGCTTCAAACCAATACGGAGACTGTCATAGCTTTTTGGCAAACGGTGATTCTACTCGACTAAATTAGAAAAAGATAGAACTTAATATTATTTAGTAAATGAAGAACGTCAAAAAACAGCGAAACCCAGTCCTATTGGTACACGGTATTTTTGATACAGGTCGAGTTTTCGATAATATGATTCCGTACTTGAACCAGAGAGGTTGGACGGTGTATGACCTAGATTTAGTACCAAATAATGGCAACATTGGTCTTGACACCTTAGCTCAGCAAGTGGCTGATTATATTGATGCGACTTTTGAACCAGAACAACCCTTGGATTTAGTCGGCTTTAGCATGGGAGGTATCGTTAGCCGCTATTACGTCCAACGACTGGGAGGAATCAACCGTGTGCAGCGGTTTGTTACCATCTCATCACCTCATCATGGCACTTGGATTGCCTACTGTCGTCAAGGTGTTGGTTGCATTCAAATGCGTCCTGATAGTGTTCTGTTGCAAGATTTAAATCAGGATGTTGAGATGTTAAGACAGATCGATTTTACCTCTATCTGGACACCTTATGATTTGATGATTGTCCCTGCGAGTAGTTCGCAAATGCCTGTGGGACGTGAAGTGATAGTACCAGTTTTAAATCACTCCTGGATGCTGAGCGATTCCGGAAGTCTGGCGGCGGTGGCGGAGGCGTTGACAATTCAAAATTCAACATGGACTCCCTCCCAGTGCGCTAACAACATTCAAAAGACACAACCCAATACTGAAAAGTCTTCTGTCTATTGACAAGATGGAATAAAAATGCATTACAGTTTAAAGGCGTTAAGCGTAGCTCTGCCGTAGGCAATCGCCCACCAGAAGGCTCCCTGCTGGAGCATCGCCAATTTGCGTATACTCAGCACTCCCAAAAATTGCTTCAGGATAACGGTAATACTTCAACTCCATTAAGTTATAAAAAGGGTCTTCTAAAAAGAAAGTGCGATGTTCTAGGGCAGAACCAACAAAGCGATGTTTAGCTTCTTCTTTAAAAAGGAGTTGTCGCTGTTGCGCCCTTGCGAGTAAATCCTCCCAATCATGTTCTAAAGTAAAAATTAGCCCAAAGTGTCTTGGGTATATCCCGCGTTGGGGTGTGAGTGGTTCTTTTGTGACATGAGCTACTAGTTGATGACCGTAGAGATTGAGAATTAGGGCGTTGCGGTTTTCCCGTCCTGGAGTGCAGCCTAAACCATCTACATAATATGCTTTTGTCTGGGCAATGTCTGTGACGGGAAAGGCAAGATGGAATAACGTTTGGTTCATTGCTTGTATGGGTAAGACTCCCTCAAGTTTTACCAGATGGAAGTTGTGCTAAACTCCCTGACACCAGCTATTTTAGAGCATCAACCCATGAGAAAGTTGATCATTCAACTATTAATTGTCATTCTAGTATTAAGCGGGTCAATAGGCTATGTGTTTGTGAATCGCGCAACGCCTGCCTCAAGCTGCACGATCGCAAGCCTTACTACACAGGTTGGCAACGGTACATTGTCCTACAGTCAAGTGGGGAACGGGCGCTCGATTCTACTGTTGCATGGTTTATTTGCCGACAAGGAGCAGTGGAACACCATGATGTGTCGGCTGTCTGAGATGGGCTATCGGGCGATCGCCCCAGATCTACCAGGCTATGGCAACAGTAACGGTTTTACTTTGAGTGACTATGCTCTGGAGAACCAAACAACACTCCTACATGAGTTGATGGAGAAATTGAGGATTAAGTCTTTTGATCTAGCGGGTAGCTCGATGGGGGGAGCGATCGCTCACCTGTATGCTCAACGTTACCCAAACCAGGTGCGTACCCTCGCCTTTATCGGTTCACCATTGGGCATTGTTGATTGGGCAAGCAGTTTTAAAGAAGCAATCTTCCAAGGCATTAATCCTTTTATTCCAATTACCAAAGAACAGTTTGCTTTGGAAATCAGCCTGCTTTTCTTCACTCCTCCCACGATTCCTGATTCTGTCATAGCAGAGAAAGTCAACGATTACATTACTCGCAACCAACATTACCAGCAGGTTTGGGATATTGTAAATCTCTATGATGACATTCTCTGTCAGGGTGTACCAACTCAACTTCCCACATTCACTATTTGGGGCGAGGAGGACAAGATTTACGACATTAGTGGGGCTAATCGACTGCAAGAATGTATTGCTGGTGCAAGAGTGATCCAGTTGCCCAAAGCAGGACATCTAGTGCTGATAGAAAATGCAGATGAGGCAGCTTCAAAATATGTGGAGTTTTTGCAAACTGCCAGAGGCAGATAGAACAAGCAAGGGGGAGTTTTGCAGGGTAAGCTCATCTGATGTATTTTGGTTTGTGCAAAATGCAAGTTCTATTCGTTGTGCAAAAGCTGATCTGGAAGTTGCTCCAAAACCCTTTCAAATGGCGCACTGTTATTGAGTCCCCGCGTTAAAACGAGCGCACCTTGAACTTGGATCACCGCATCCTCTGCTCGTTGACGTGCCTGTGTTTTAGACAAACCTACCTCTTCTAACACCTGCGCTAAACCATCAATCCAAGCATTAAGCATTTGATTGACTTGCTCGTGAAACAAATCGTTGGAATCGCCAAGACTAAATAGCGCTAACAGACACGCATCTCTGCCGCAGTTGTAAAACTGTTTGAGACTTTCATTCATAGTGTGAATGCGCTTTCTTGGTTCACCCGAACGGTGTAACGGTTCGAGGATTGCTACTCCAAACCACTGACTCACATGTTCCAGCACCGCCTCTGCCATCTCCTGTTTTCCATTGGGGAAGTGATGGTATAGGCTTGCTTTACCTAAGCCAGTTGCTTGGGAAATTCGAGACAGGGTTGCTCCTTCGTAACCATACTGACGAAACACGTTGACTAATCGCCGAGACGCTTCAATTTTGTCCATTGAATTTTCTGTTTAACCTGTTGACATTGTACCGATTTTTCGGTACAGTTATCTTGTACTGAATGTTCGGTGCAAAAATATAAAGATATCAAGCGTATTGTGAAAAACATTTATTTCCAAGCAATGCTTGTTGTTGTATGTCCTTTTATTGTACCGAACGTTCTATTCAAGTGATTTGAAGTCAGGAGAATTTGAGAGCTATGTCCGCATACCGCACAATTGAGATTGATAGTCTCCATATTTCCTATCGTGAAGCAGGTTCGCCCTTATCTCCAACAATCCTTTTGCTTCACGGCTTTCCAACT
This portion of the Brasilonema sennae CENA114 genome encodes:
- a CDS encoding alpha/beta fold hydrolase, whose amino-acid sequence is MEVVLNSLTPAILEHQPMRKLIIQLLIVILVLSGSIGYVFVNRATPASSCTIASLTTQVGNGTLSYSQVGNGRSILLLHGLFADKEQWNTMMCRLSEMGYRAIAPDLPGYGNSNGFTLSDYALENQTTLLHELMEKLRIKSFDLAGSSMGGAIAHLYAQRYPNQVRTLAFIGSPLGIVDWASSFKEAIFQGINPFIPITKEQFALEISLLFFTPPTIPDSVIAEKVNDYITRNQHYQQVWDIVNLYDDILCQGVPTQLPTFTIWGEEDKIYDISGANRLQECIAGARVIQLPKAGHLVLIENADEAASKYVEFLQTARGR
- a CDS encoding esterase/lipase family protein; the protein is MKNVKKQRNPVLLVHGIFDTGRVFDNMIPYLNQRGWTVYDLDLVPNNGNIGLDTLAQQVADYIDATFEPEQPLDLVGFSMGGIVSRYYVQRLGGINRVQRFVTISSPHHGTWIAYCRQGVGCIQMRPDSVLLQDLNQDVEMLRQIDFTSIWTPYDLMIVPASSSQMPVGREVIVPVLNHSWMLSDSGSLAAVAEALTIQNSTWTPSQCANNIQKTQPNTEKSSVY
- a CDS encoding TetR/AcrR family transcriptional regulator, with amino-acid sequence MDKIEASRRLVNVFRQYGYEGATLSRISQATGLGKASLYHHFPNGKQEMAEAVLEHVSQWFGVAILEPLHRSGEPRKRIHTMNESLKQFYNCGRDACLLALFSLGDSNDLFHEQVNQMLNAWIDGLAQVLEEVGLSKTQARQRAEDAVIQVQGALVLTRGLNNSAPFERVLEQLPDQLLHNE
- a CDS encoding VOC family protein encodes the protein MNQTLFHLAFPVTDIAQTKAYYVDGLGCTPGRENRNALILNLYGHQLVAHVTKEPLTPQRGIYPRHFGLIFTLEHDWEDLLARAQQRQLLFKEEAKHRFVGSALEHRTFFLEDPFYNLMELKYYRYPEAIFGSAEYTQIGDAPAGSLLVGDCLRQSYA